One window of the Gambusia affinis linkage group LG01, SWU_Gaff_1.0, whole genome shotgun sequence genome contains the following:
- the wdr6 gene encoding WD repeat-containing protein 6 — METATLVAPITGLELFQDRFLLTGEGPVLSVYSLLPRPNVCASLSVLQHYRIHGIRVRSRDTVPAQSSTASEKNSASTSSFYDLAIFGGKAVRLVRLHLECQDVETLRLEALGPLLELRDWALDVRWLSSDKQPLLCAAIAHNAALLLDSTTGNALVQCSCLEGCLLYSALLLVHDSWADTVLVGGTVFNQIIIWKPGRGDEMINSGRKAPIECRLLGHSGVIFSISYLQENGFLASASDDRSVRVWGVGALGGPGGKCGESNPPCLRVLYGHQARVFSVRLSGRYAFSAGEDGACLVWDLLGGGKVIRTLKGHRAGGVRSLAVSGGTEDGERWVATGGADGGVRLWKVGDSEEKESLEEKLTDLKFPGPALPKVVCLVGGEEEKTYWSRILVCTDRGTVCQYSSGSWETIWEGPAEFSSYCVMETATVLVRNAAPLVTLCAVGNISGSIQVFPTSHPLSGVRLTGRPGKIHSIIWKKETDNLYLLASGAEGFVCRWCVEVKMIENCSLVISVEPLPPFLLPLCSKRWLTAAVRLRLHSNKVLWVCGDRRGSLLLFQEEKNVELNQTDQEKLGQGLQRKEEEERDSTLQPLSCLFGVHGKHGVTSVCEYQGLLYSTGKDGCVRIFRTQHEDGEFRLEVLRVQRACRGLEWLERVFILESEIKIGEEPENAIGEEPREARFVIAGFHAVHFVVWDPVRQERLMAVACGGGHRSWSLWPSHTGVWPGRGALVFIKQGAVLTSQPPGEMLGYAGDTGRTGGWSLREGIHGRGIWCVCRLGRIEETGIDSQARTGSSKSCWEVVVTGGEDTSLAVLAINPVSGVIKVLSVLTDHISGVRTATAITRPQGETLSALVLSAGGRAQIQCNRLLVAWDRQRLAPSCQVIQVASHRLDAQWEKKRNRHKTVKMDPESRYMSIEVLQEETGCILVALSCSDGALRLFSVNEGENQIDLLWETFYHQRCVLCVATCSLQDDKGNRSRLLFSAATDGNIAVWRLTERLSVPAQNSGGATAPPIPCLVIPAHQSGINSLAVWVEKLGRKEDGCLVTVASGGDDGQLTVSTVRAQHPEDGELVGSQGFSQISDDHTAQDNPSNQFQLRLHSQFSIPLAHAASLTALKLLSPSLLVSTSSDQRVCLWRVSGTGISHNGALCSHVADATGLAVWEEEEEVDEMMGSETERANAVLKEIVDPVCKTSEEEKTTDDPRNPAENGDTSTASCEGRKKTAKVGWILVCGQGLQLLRLRNAGMDTETWKKKK, encoded by the exons ATGGAGACTGCTACCCTGGTGGCTCCTATCACAGGTTTGGAGTTGTTTCAGGATCGGTTTCTGCTGACAG GTGAAGGACCAGTCTTGTCCGTGTATAGTCTCCTGCCCCGCCCGAATGTTTGTGCCTCGCTGAGTGTCCTGCAACATTACAGAATCCACGGGATCAGAGTGAGGAGTCGGGACACAGTGCCAGCACAGAGCTCCACCGCCTCAG AGAAGAATTCTGCCTCTACAAGCAGCTTCTACGACCTCGCCATATTTGGAGGAAAGGCAGTGAGGCTCGTTAGGCTTCATTTAGAGTGCCAGGATGTGGAGACACTTCGCTTGGAGGCCCTGGGGCCCTTGTTGGAGCTCAGGGACTGGGCCCTAGATGTCCGCTGGCTCTCCTCAGACAAGCAGCCTCTGCTCTGTGCTGCTATTGCTCACAACGCTGCTCTTCTCCTGGACTCTACCACAGGAAACGCCCTGGTTCAGTGCTCCTGCCTGGAGGGCTGTCTGCTGTACTCTGCCCTTCTTCTGGTGCATGACTCTTGGGCTGATACCGTCTTGGTTGGTGGGACTGTTTTCAACCAGATCATCATCTGGAAGCCTGGTCGAGGTGATGAAATGATCAATTCTGGTCGCAAGGCTCCAATTGAGTGCCGACTGTTGGGTCACAGCGGGGTCATCTTCAGCATCTCTTACCTCCAGGAGAACGGGTTCCTCGCATCGGCGTCAGATGACCGCAGCGTTCGGGTTTGGGGTGTCGGTGCCTTGGGCGGCCCTGGAGGGAAATGTGGAGAATCTAACCCGCCGTGTTTAAGGGTCCTGTACGGCCACCAGGCCAGAGTGTTCTCGGTCCGTCTCTCAGGCAGGTACGCGTTCAGCGCAGGGGAGGACGGCGCCTGTTTAGTCTGGGACTTGTTAGGAGGGGGGAAGGTGATTCGCACTCTGAAGGGACACCGCGCAGGTGGTGTGCGTTCCCTAGCTGTCAGTGGGGGAACAGAAGATGGTGAGAGATGGGTGGCCACAGGAGGAGCAGATGGAGGGGTTAGGCTGTGGAAAGTAGGAGATAGCGAAGAGAAAGAGAGCCTAGAAGAGAAACTAACAGACCTGAAGTTTCCAGGTCCTGCTCTTCCGAAAGTGGTTTGTCTAgtgggaggagaggaggaaaagacTTACTGGAGTCGGATTTTGGTTTGTACTGACAGAGGGACAGTTTGCCAGTACAGCAGTGGGAGCTGGGAGACGATATGGGAAGGCCCAGCTGAGTTTTCATCATATTGTGTGATGGAGACAGCAACTGTGTTGGTGAGAAATGCAGCTCCCTTGGTTACATTGTGTGCTGTTGGGAACATCAGCGGCTCCATCCAGGTGTTTCCCACTTCCCATCCTCTGTCTGGTGTTCGTCTTACAGGCAGACCAGGCAAGATCCATAGTATCATTTGGAAAAAGGAAACGGATAATCTGTATTTACTCGCATCAGGTGCCGAAGGATTTGTCTGTCGCTGGTGTGTGGAggtaaaaatgattgaaaactGCTCATTAGTCATAAGTGTGGAACCGCTTCCACctttcctcctccctctctgctccaaGCGCTGGCTCACAGCCGCCGTTCGCCTCCGGCTTCACTCCAACAAGGTGCTGTGGGTGTGTGGAGACAGGAGAGGGTCACTGCTGTTGTTCCAGGAAGAGAAAAACGTTGAGCTGAACCAAACCGATCAAGAAAAACTCGGTCAAGGCTTgcagaggaaagaggaagaagagcgTGACTCTACACTTCAGCCTCTGAGCTGTCTGTTCGGCGTGCACGGGAAACACGGCGTGACCTCGGTGTGCGAATACCAGGGGTTGCTTTACAGCACCGGGAAGGATGGCTGTGTGAGGATCTTCAGGACTCAGCATGAAGACGGCGAGTTTCGGCTGGAGGTGCTCAGAGTCCAACGGGCCTGCCGGGGCTTGGAGTGGCTGGAGAGAGTCTTCATTCTGGAGTCTGAAATTAAGATTGGAGAGGAACCGGAAAATGCAATAGGAGAGGAGCCGAGGGAGGCCAGATTCGTCATCGCCGGCTTCCACGCTGTCCACTTTGTGGTGTGGGACCCTGTGAGACAGGAGAGGCTGATGGCAGTGGCCTGTGGTGGCGGGCATCGCTCCTGGAGTCTCTGGCCGTCGCACACAGGGGTTTGGCCCGGACGGGGAGCTTTGGTCTTCATCAAGCAGGGGGCCGTCCTGACTTCGCAGCCCCCAGGGGAGATGCTCGGCTATGCTGGGGATACAGGGAGAACTGGAGGATGGAGCTTGAGAGAGGGCATACATGGCAGGGGGATCTGGTGTGTGTGCAGGCTGGGAAGGATAGAAGAGACTGGAATTGACTCTCAAGCACGTACAGGAAGCAGTAAATCATGTTGGGAGGTAGTGGTGACAGGAGGGGAAGACACTAGCTTAGCGGTCCTGGCTATAAACCCAGTTTCTGGGGTCATCAAGGTTCTCTCGGTTCTTACCGACCACATCTCAGGCGTGCGAACAGCGACGGCGATAACTCGGCCGCAGGGAGAGACTCTCTCCGCCCTGGTACTGTCCGCCGGAGGCCGGGCTCAGATTCAGTGTAATCGGCTGCTGGTCGCCTGGGACAGGCAGAGGCTGGCTCCTTCCTGTCAGGTGATCCAGGTAGCGAGCCACCGATTGGACGCGCAGTGGGAGAAGAAGCGGAACCGacacaaaactgtgaaaatggACCCAGAGTCAAG GTACATGTCCATAGAGGTTCTGCAGGAAGAGACGGGCTGCATCCTGGTGGCTCTGTCCTGCAGCGACGGGGCGCTCAG ATTGTTTTCTGTCAATGAAGGTGAAAATCAGATCGACCTGCTGTGGGAGACGTTTTACCACCAGCGCTGTGTTCTCTGTGTCGCCACTTGCAGCCTGCAGGACGACAAAGGCAACAG GTCCAGGCTCCTGTTCAGCGCAGCCACAGACGGAAACATCGCAGTGTGGCGTTTGACTGAAAGGCTGTCCGTACCGGCCCAGAATTCAGGTGGCGCCACTGCCCCGCCAATCCCCTGCCTCGTCATCCCCGCCCACCAGAGCGGCATCAACTCATTGGCTGTTTGGGTGGAGAAACTGGGACGAAAAGAGGACGGTTGCCTGGTAACAGTTGCGAGCGGGGGAGATGACGGGCAGCTGACGGTGTCCACAGTGAGGGCGCAGCACCCAGAAGACGGGGAGCTGGTGGGGAGCCAGGGGTTTTCTCAGATAAGTGATGATCATACCGCGCAGGATAATCCTTCCAACCAGTTTCAGCTTCGTCTGCACTCCCAGTTCAGCATCCCGCTGGCCCACGCTGCCTCCCTCACCGCCCTGAAGCTCCTGAGCCCCAGCCTCCTGGTTTCCACCTCCTCTGATCAGAGGGTTTGTCTGTGGAGAGTCAGCGGTACCGGCATCAGCCACAACGGGGCGCTGTGCTCCCACGTTGCAGATGCCACGGGGCTCGCAgtgtgggaggaggaggaagaagtggATGAAATGATGGGCTCTGAGACAGAGCGGGCGAATGCAGTTTTGAAGGAAATAGTTGACCCAGTTTGTAAGACCAGCGAAGAGGAAAAGACAACCGATGATCCGAGGAATCCAGCAGAGAACGGAGACACCAGCACAGCTTCCTGTGAGGGCAGGAAGAAGACGGCGAAGGTGGGATGGATCCTGGTCTGCGGCCAGGGCCTCCAGCTTCTGCGACTCAGGAACGCTGGGATGGATACAGAGacgtggaaaaagaaaaagtaa
- the LOC122831851 gene encoding uncharacterized protein LOC122831851, with translation MPGKCKFQDSWLTKDAFKDWLVKDADDIHFARCRACCKSIKLQTMGEAALTSHAGGAGHKAAVRKLLEGGLIGDARQMNGNTNLVEKSKEQMALALQREALDRITGSDWSDLHQSPSTNSSSHNAELQDAAFPVAYFTVPGTSRTINHQLHASDIKEEEVSRRLTPHDSVDFSRLELQQRTEALEQLDQMKILEWENRMKVLAWEQELVREKRKAARQKEKAFRMKKAYYKAKLKRLGEDVPPSSSSSGEEEEKISELNG, from the exons ATGCCTGGGAAATGTAAATTCCAGGACTCCTGGCTGACAAAGGACGCTTTTAAGGACTGGCTGGTCAAAGACGCCGATGACATTCATTTCGCTCGGTGCAGGGCCTGCTGTAAATCAATCAAACTTCAGACCATGGGCGAGGCTGCTCTCACCAGCCACGCAGGCGGAGCTGGCCACAAAGCTGCGGTCCGAAAGCTGCTGGAAG GTGGTTTAATAGGCGATGCAAGACAGATGAACGGCAACACAAATCTG GTAGAGAAGAGCAAGGAGCAAATGGCCCTTGCCCTCCAGCGTGAAGCTTTGGACAGAATCACAGGCAGCGACTGGTCAGACCTGCATCAGAGTCCCTCTACGAACTCCAGCTCCCACAATGCAGAGCTGCAGGATGCAGCCTTCCCTGTTGCGTACTTCACAGTCCCAG GAACCTCGAGAACCATCAACCATCAGCTTCATGCGTCCGACATCAAGGAGGAGGAGGTCAGCCGCCGCCTGACCCCTCATGACTCTGTGGACTTTTCAAGACTGGAGCTTCAGCAGCGGACAGAAGCTTTGGAGCAGCTGGATCAGATGAAGATCCTGGAGTGGGAAAACCGGATGAAGGTACTTGCCTGGGAACAGGAGCTGGTCAGGGAGAAAAGGAAAGCAGCTCGACAGAAGGAGAAGGCCTTCAGGATGAAGAAGGCCTATTACAAGGCCAAACTAAAGAGGCTGGGTGAAGACGTGCCACCGTCCTCGTCCAGCAGTggtgaagaagaggaaaaaatttctgagctcaACGGTTGA